GCCCGATTCAAGGACATTTCGTCCTAATCAATCTTATCATATACTGTTACTAAAAGAATAAACGGGCCCGGTGGGCTTCGAATCCATGAGATACATGGGAACTGTACTTTTATTTAAAAGTAAACTGTATATTCTATTGATAAAATCATCACTTCTACTGGCTTTATATCAGATTTGCATCGCCAGAAATGTGTGCATTTATATGAAGAAGACTAGGTGTGTGTCAGTTAATTCATTTATACCTATGCCACATTCATACTGTTATGTCTTCTACTCAATTTAGTTCACAATCACGTGGTCAGTATGATTCTAAGGCTTATTCTGCTGCTGGCCCCAAAACTCCGCTTGTTCAAACCACTATTCCTAGGCGTGAGCCTGGCGACAATGATGTCCAAATAGAGATCCTTTTCTGTGGTATTTGTCATTCCGATCTACATCAAGTCCGCAATGAGTGGAGTGCCATGCCTACGGTCTATCCATGCGTTCCTGGACATGAGATTATTGGCCGTGTCACCAATATTGGATCCGCAGTTACCAAGTTCAGACCAGGTGACCTTGCTGCAGTGGGATGCTTAGTAGACTCTGATGGTAACTGTCCTCAGTGTAAGGCTGGTCTGGAACAGTTCTGTCCCCATATGACCTTGACCTACAACTCACCAGATGTACACCTTGGTGGAGTTACATATGGTGGTTATTCAGACAGTATAGTCGTAAAAGAGCACTTTGTCTTACGGGTTCCTTCTAATCTGGATCTTGCTGGCGCTGCTCCCCTGCTATGCGCAGGGATAACAACATATTCTCCCATGCGTCATTGGGGTGTCACAAAAGGACAAAAGGTGGGTGTAGTAGGTCTTGGGGGTCTAGGTCATATGGCCGTAAAGTTTGCACACGCCTTAGAAGCACATGTAGTAGTCTTTACCACTTCACTCAACAAGAAAGAAGATGCTCATCGCCTTGGAGCAGACGAAGTAATTGTTTCTCAAAATACTGAGGAGATGAATAAACATGTAGCTAGTTTCGACTTTATAATCGACACAGTCTCTGCCGAGCACGACATCAATGCATTATTACAATTACTTCGTCCTGATGGAACTCTTACCCTCATAGGCGCACCAGACAAGCCTCATGCAGTCTCTGCAATGGGACTATTGTTTAATCGTCGTAATCTCTCTGGTTCGCTTATAGGTGGCATTGCCGAAACTCAGGAAATGCTCGATTTTTGCAGCAAACATAACATCACGGCCGACGTAGAAGTTATACCAATACAAAAGGTTAATGAGGCTTATGAGCGACTTTCCCGTGCGGATGTAAAGTATCGTTTCACAATCGATATGGCTTCTCTCAAAGCCAAGTAACACAACTTAGCCATTTGATTCCACATTTTTTTGAGAAGACTAACCCTTGGAAAAAAATTTTGTCAAATTTTATCATTGTATTTCAATACAGCTCAGGTTCAACTTGCATCGTGCAATTTTCAATAAACAGTCTACAATCCAACAGTGATAGAATTTCAAATAGCCCAATTATCAAAATTGAAAACCTGATACTTCTGATACAATAATAATACTAATTATTAGATTTGGTTGAAAGTATGACATAATATTAAGACAGTTGATAAAATGAAGTCGACCTTAGGAGTTCTTCCTTTAGTTTCCAATAATCTTTGTCTTTTAAAAAAACACTTTCTACACAATCGTAACCAATCATTAGTAATAGATATATTACGAGTCCAATACCATTCTAGAATTTATAAATTATGTTTTTGACATTCATTAAACAATAAGATATTTAATAGTTGAGATAAATGGGAACGTACAACGCGTTCTATATTCACCGTAGTAACTATCAATATCAAATTTGATCTACTAATTTTATTGTTTTTACCGATGTCGGATTCATACTGCTAATGTCCAAACTTTGAGGTTCAATTTTATTAGTATATAATGAAAAGTTTTTTGCTATTTTACGTATGTACCTAACAGACTTCCAACTAAAAAGCTACTACTGCAGCAATTCCCACCATCATTAACGTATTTAAGCCAGATCTTATAGGCGATTTGTTGACAACTTTTCCCTTTACTAATCCGATTGAAAAAAAAAGAAATAGCCGTAAATATAATAGAATAGAGAAAAACATTTTCCAATGTATAGATTGCAGAAAATCCTAAAATAAACATAAGGATAAAAGGAATAAGTGGTATTAGTCCAACCAAGTTAAAAGCAGTAAATGTGGTAATTGCTTTGGACATCGGATTTCCATTTTTAGTAGCCTGATTAATATTTGTGTATTATCATTTAGGAGTTAAAATCAACTATATTTCGATTTATAGTAACGATTAGAGCAACCTATCAGCGATATGCTTCATGACATACTTAATAGATATAAAATGTATATATATGATACGACAAGCGAAAAAAATTCTAATCCTATAATGATGTCTTTACACTCTCTCCATAAGAATTTTTCATCGATAAGGGCATTCGTTGATGTTGGCGGAAAGACAAAATACTGTGTAAGTTGCGGTAACACGGCTACTCAGGAAGCAATATTCACTGTAGATGGAGCTACCATTATAGAAAAATACTGTGATTCATGCGCAAAAAAAGAAATAAAATAACAGACTAATAGATCGTTTATCTGACCTTTACTCTCAAAATAGGCAAGGGTCATTATTCCTAGGATCTCAATTGTGAAGATGAAAACAGAAAAAGATTTGTTTTAAAAAGATGAAAATTAAGAATTACCCTACATCTTATACCTCCCTATATCGTTACTAAAATAGGTATCTAGTTTGGTGGAAAGAGTCACAGATCCCGTAAGTAATTCGGGATTAATCTCATTATTTTTACAATATTGAAATCGTAATAATTTCAAGCTTTAACAATTATTTTAGGTGCCCAGTCGCAAATTAAAAATCTAAGTGAAATGAGCTTGAGCGATTAATTATATTTTAATTCAGTAAACGTTGTAAGACGATATCTTTTAGTATTATTATAAAAGACTAAAATACTATGCACTGGCACAAGATACTATGACTCTAAGAATAAAATGTCAACAGTGTGATTTTAACCATATTTCAAATATCTACCGATTGGGTGATCATAATTTCCATAAGAATTTTTCAAATCTCGAAAGCTGTCCTAGTTGTGGACATGTATCTAAATCTGTTGAATCGGAATATATTATTAATTAGTCACGGTATTTCATTGGCGTAATAGGCAATACATTGGGAACAATAAATAAAATAGCGCAGATGAAATTTTATGAATTTGCTAGGTTACCTTTCTTTTTATCTAGATGATCTTCACAGTGTTTTTTATGATTTGCATGGCTATTCAACAAATAGTAACTTATCATGATATCCTAGAAAAGGCAAGAAACTTTTCTAACAATAAATTTTTACTTATAAGAATTCAAGTTTAGTTAACAGAATTATATTATTATACTGTCAGAAGGGCATTTGATAAAGCCGGAAAGAAGATGAATATGTGCTATTGTCGCAAAGTCTTTGCCACCTACTTGAGAAATACGGATATAGTGCCAGAGACTATTGACTTGTTGTAAGGAAGAATAAGCGGTTCCGTATTTGTGAATCATTACTATAGACCCGACATAAACGAAATTATCGCAAAGAGTATAAGGCCTTTATTGCGTGAACTGATGAAGAGTTGACTAATTAAGTACATATTTATTCCCACTACATAGTAATTTTCTAGTTCTAATCGGTATGAGTTGTAATGGTATATGCGTTAGATATAAAGCAAAAAGGAATCATGAGGTGCCATCTAGGTATAAGGAAGGACAGAAAAGATGTAGCACTTGTGAGATATTTATAAAATGGGATAACAATGCCTATTGTCCCTGTTGTAATTATAAATTAAGAACTAGGTCATTTCGTGGTTGGGAAATGAGGAAAAGGTATAGAGAAGAGACCATTAAGCGGTATTAATCATTCACCATTTTAGACCAAACTTTTTCGAAATAATCCCAATGAGGATAAGGCCTGTACTGGATGAGTTGGGAAAGGAATTAACAAAATTATGAAGCAATTTGTCTTGCAAATATAATCTAGTCGTTTAATTTTCAAGGTGTTAAGGTAAGATAAGAAAGTTAAATTTATTGGAATAGGAAACTAAATATGAGAATCCGCTATCATCAATAAAATCTAGAATACCAATAATTATGAAGGGTACTGCCAATTTATTAAAATGGATAGTTAAAGATGGTACTCTTAATTAATAATTATAAGTATAGTATCTAGCATGTCAAATATAATAAACAATATCGACCTTGACAAAATACAAAAAACCATAGAAAGCGGACGAAAAGACAGGCAGTTTTTGAAGAAGCCAATAAAATTGGAAGGAGAATGGAATTTTGATATTCAAAAAGGATACCAATTCAAAACGGAATTAGCGTATGAGAAAGGCAAGGAAGTAATTGAAATAGATTCACCATCATTCTTAGGAGGTGGCGGTAACAGATTAGGACCTATGGGATATTGTGTGGCTGGAATAACGTCCTGTTTTATAACCACATTCGTAAGTATTTTATCAAGTCACGGCATCAAACTTAATAAACTACGGATAAATGCAGAATGTAACATTAATTTTGCAAAAACATTTGATATTTCAGATGAACCTATTACAGAAGGGATAAATTTTGAAATTGACATTGAAAAAAATGAAGACGAGGGGGATAATACCGCAAATGACCAAAAACTTCAACAGCTGATTACTATGGCTGAAGAGAGATGTCCTGCTATTTACAGTATGAGTCATATAATTAAGGTAAGTGCAAAATTGAAATAAATAAAGTCAAATTCAGGGAAATATCACTTTGTCCATCTTACTATAGATTGTTACCAAAATAGTTAACGGGCCTGGTGGGCTTCGAATCCATAAGGTATATGGGATCTGTTAATTATATTAATGTCTATCCTAGATTAAGATCGATTCGGTGAATATTTAATCATGATTAAGATAATAATTAAGGAAAACCTTTCAGTAAACAGTTTTTTTAATAATAGGTAATTAATTAAAGGTATAGAATAAAAAAATTAGTCCGAATCTCCATCATCATCGGATGGTGATGATACAGCTGGAGCTGGAACTATTACTACTTGTTTACCACTGGCGTTGATCAATGCATTTTGAATTTGTACTAGATTATCTTGAGCTGCGGTTGTATTGTCGTCATTTAAAGCTAAAATAGCGTCATTTGTATAATTAAGTAGTTTTTCATTCATTTTAGGATCTTGTTGTTTAGATTGATTGCCTAGTTGTGATTGAGTTTGGTTTGCTTGTGCTAATTGTTGCTCCAGACATGTTGCTTTGTTTGATTAGCCTGATCTAATTGTTGTTGAGCTTGTTCGGTGGTATTCTGCCCGCTTGTTTGATTGGTTTGATTTGTCTGTGTCATAAATTGTCCATAGATATTGGAGGTTCCGGTATTTAGTAATAATACCAAACTAATGGTTATTAT
The Candidatus Nitrosocosmicus arcticus DNA segment above includes these coding regions:
- a CDS encoding OsmC family protein, encoding MSNIINNIDLDKIQKTIESGRKDRQFLKKPIKLEGEWNFDIQKGYQFKTELAYEKGKEVIEIDSPSFLGGGGNRLGPMGYCVAGITSCFITTFVSILSSHGIKLNKLRINAECNINFAKTFDISDEPITEGINFEIDIEKNEDEGDNTANDQKLQQLITMAEERCPAIYSMSHIIKVSAKLK
- a CDS encoding VIT1/CCC1 transporter family protein, encoding MNQATKNGNPMSKAITTFTAFNLVGLIPLIPFILMFILGFSAIYTLENVFLYSIIFTAISFFFNRISKGKSCQQIAYKIWLKYVNDGGNCCSSSFLVGSLLGTYVK
- a CDS encoding NAD(P)-dependent alcohol dehydrogenase, producing MSSTQFSSQSRGQYDSKAYSAAGPKTPLVQTTIPRREPGDNDVQIEILFCGICHSDLHQVRNEWSAMPTVYPCVPGHEIIGRVTNIGSAVTKFRPGDLAAVGCLVDSDGNCPQCKAGLEQFCPHMTLTYNSPDVHLGGVTYGGYSDSIVVKEHFVLRVPSNLDLAGAAPLLCAGITTYSPMRHWGVTKGQKVGVVGLGGLGHMAVKFAHALEAHVVVFTTSLNKKEDAHRLGADEVIVSQNTEEMNKHVASFDFIIDTVSAEHDINALLQLLRPDGTLTLIGAPDKPHAVSAMGLLFNRRNLSGSLIGGIAETQEMLDFCSKHNITADVEVIPIQKVNEAYERLSRADVKYRFTIDMASLKAK